CTCTTTGTTATTCGTTATCTGTTATGATAACGTTATTGTAACGTTATCTAGATAACAATGCAACCCCTCCCGTTATCTTTTCGTTATTTTTTTTGCTCGCAAAAAAATCGCCCCGACCGGGCATGCTTTGAGAGAGGGAGTGAGCTGCCAACAGACGCTCTTCTAGCGGAGACGCGAAGCGGCGACAGCATCATGTCTTGAAGAGAGATATGGGCGCGCAGACGGCTTGCTCGTCGGTCGGTCGTTTCGCTGCCTGCACTGAGCGTCATGCTCAAGCAAGCTGGTCAAGACTCGCGCAGCGACCGCCCTCGGCGGCTTGGTCTTGACTGGATTGCGGGCATGGCAAGCTCAGCAGGCGGCGGAACAGAGCGACCGACAAGCGTAAAGAGCATGACGAACGGGCTTTGGCTCCCTGACTTTTGCGTTAGGGATCGTCACCCGAAGGGCCGAGACAAGCGCAGCGCAGGCTCGGTGAGCGAAGCGAATAGAGCCCGTTAAAACGCCCAAGCAAAACAGCAGAAAGGGAAAAAATATCGCGAACCCAAGCAAACCTTGGGGCTTACGCAGCCCCAAGCCCCGGCGCCAGGGCTGCACCCTGGACGGCATCTTTAGGCGATGCCCTGCGCGACGCTGCTGCGCAACGTCTTTGCTAATGATCATCTACTCATGTGAGTATGACATTACGCTTCGCCGAGGAAACAGAAAAACGGCCTGTACCGTTAGAATGGGTGTATTCAAGGAATAGAACGCCTGTGACCAAACCCTATTTCCACCCGATTGTCATCGGTGAAGAGCACTTCGATCTGTCGCACCTGGAGCCGTTTAGCTTTGATATTGAAAGCAAATTGGCGAAACGGATGCTCACAGTGCACGTAACCTTTTCGAACCACTGCTTTTCGAGAAGGTACAAGCCCGAACGCCACCCCGAAGGGGAACCCATCCTGGATGCCGACACACCGCGTCCGCGCACCTTCTGTCGCACCCGGTATCGCTTATCGAAGCAATTACCCGAACTGATCCTGGGACTGAATCATCCCAAGTGCAAAGTCACCCAGACGGCTGCGCGCCGCAACTGGGCCTACAGCATCAAAATCGAAGATCCAGCCGGGCCGTATTACGTATTTTTCGAAATCAGTCGAGCTGTGCAGCCTGGGCGGCAAAAACAGGATCTGAACCTGGTAGTCGAAAGCGCCTATCACGATGATCCAGGCGAGCCAGATCCCATACTGCTGGGAGATATGGCCTTCCTAATCCTCTGCGGCAAAACCTACCTGCGCCAACCAGTGGCCACAAAGCGGTAAGGCAGAAACGAAAAAAGGCGCCATGGGCGCCTTTTTCGATTCGGGTAAAGCAGATCCGGACACCGCTTCGGCTTTCGCCTCGGGTCGCCTTGCGCGACCACCCTTTCGGGCCAGAGGGCGCTCGATCTCATCCGGTTAGTCGCCCTGCATGATCATTATTGCGCAATACAGTGCGTGATTCAAGATGATCCAGGGTGAAGTCCCGAAGGCAGCGATCACGCTCTAGCCGGCCTAGTTGGCCCTCGGCGCGGTATAGAAGTTCCCATTTTCGCTCCAGAATTCAAGCGCACCGTCCGCGTTGACGAACATGTACTCTCCGAAATCAGAGCCCTCCGCATCGACCAGGACGCGCCGACCATCCAGCTCCTGCTCTACGTACTCAGTCGTCGAGACGCCGCCGCCTTTGGCGAACGTTGACTGGATAAACGTCTTACCATCTTTGCGGTAGCCGACCATTTTCGTCTCAAAACCCCAGGTGCTCAGCCAGGTGCCGAAAACCTCTCCATCAACAGAGGCATCGGACGAAACCATCTGCTGGTGTTCTTCAGCAGACGCGCCGAGCAGCGTCACTTTCAGTTCCGGCATGAAGTCAGTTTTGGCCCAGTAAGCACCCTGCTCCTCGCCCTTGATACGCCAGCCAATGAACGTCCGCTCCGAGTTTGCGGACTTCTTCAGCTCCCTTGCGAGCTGCTCCAGAGTCGCCTGATCAACCCGTTCAGCAAGTACGACTTCTAGAACCCGCTTACGAGGGGTGCTTTCGTCCTTGATCACCGAATACTGAACACCAGGAGGCGTCGGGGCCGGTTCTCCGCAGCCAACCAGCGCAATGGATAGGAGGCAAGCGAGCCCAGTTTTCAGTCCTTTCATGATCATCCCTTGGTTAAGAATTTGTGCAGCAAGCAAGGGTATGGAACTGCATAGCAAAATGCCACAAATCAGAAATTACGATCCATGCGAACGGGCCATGAGTGTTGCTGAGGCTAGTATATTGAGTATACTAAACAATTTTCATTCTCATCTATTGACAGGCATGCGTAAGCTTCTTAAGATGGAATTGTTCTCGCGAACTTCACTGCCCTCCGGGCAGCTTAGAAATTAGAAATGAACGCAGAAATGCTCAAACTTCAGTTTCACCTAACGCGAGAAAGCTTCACCACTTCACTGCCCTTTGGGCAGCTTAGAAAAAGCGCAAAGGCTTCGGCTGAGCGAGATCCGAAAGGATCAAAACCTTCACCACCCTGCGGGTGGATGCTTCACCTACCTCACGTCAGTGGGGGCTTATACAAAACCGCCTTCGGGCGGTTTTGTCGTTTCTGGGGTGCGCCTAACGGGATTTATGGTAAATCCCGCCCAGCTTTAGCCTAGCTCTGCCCCTGACGGTGCAACCCTCGGTCGATTCCTCCTGGCGTACCCCGCCTCACGCCTGACGCAACGTAGTCCCAGCTATGGCAATTTCCTGCGCCTAGATCGTTACAATTCTGTCAGCTTGGTCAATATAAGAAACCTTGCTGATAAGGCGTGGGTCGACTGCATAGCCTGCCTCAAGGATGTACCTTGTAATCGTCCTGTTGGCGGGCTATCCGAACCCATAGAGGAGAAGATCATGAACCAAGATTTCCAGTCGTGTATCGAGGCCTGTAGTAACTGCGCAGTGATTTGCGACATGTGCTCGTCAGCCTGCCTGAAAGAAGACGACGTTAAGATGATGGCTCGCTGCATCCAGCTAGACATGGATTGCGCTCAAATTTGCCGTATGGCAGCAGCATTCATGGCCCGTGGCAGCGAGTATTCCGCTGAATTGTGCCGAGTTTGTGCTCAGATCTGCCGTGCCTGTGGCGAAGAATGCAAGAAACACAGTGCGGATCATTGCCAGCGCTGTGCCGAAGCTTGCCTCGCCTGTGCTGAGCAATGCGAAAAAATGGCTGCCTAAGCCGTATGGCCGGGCCGTGCAAAGCGGGGCGGCCGTCTCAAAAGCATTTTCCGCAGCCGTCCGAGAATAGCGATGCCCATTACATTGATCGGATGATGGTAAAAGCATGTCTAACTGATGAACTTATGCCATCAGTCGCGCTCATATATTGGGCTTGTTGTTAGGCCTTGGCCTCCCCCTCCCACGGGTTAACAATGAGCTAGCCCATATCGGGGGGCCGATGCCCCCGATATGGGCTGTCGCGACGGAGTTCGCATCGCTTCAAAGGATGAAGTGAGATACCGCAGGGTGCGGTAAAAAGAAATGGACGCAGCCCTTCAAAGGCCCTGTAGCGATACAGGGCCTTTTTTAAGAAGAGGGCGTGGTATTCGATTCAATTGCAGTGCGCAGAATTCTAGTTCATAGCGAAGCTCACCCACGAGTTTTCTGATCTCGTGAGAGGTGTTCAACCTATGAATGCTTATCCCCGCCACAACCAGGTGTGGCTCGCCTGTGGCAGCATCATAGATGCGTATTCTCGCGCTCGACGACTCATGCGAGCAACGGCAAGAAAGCGGCATAAAGGAGCTTTCGACGATAGCGCGAGCCGTTCCAAACGTGAATGCCATACCAACCTTTCTCCTCGTGCAACTAACCATCTGAGTTAGCTTCACATCCCTGCGACCGGCCTGTGATGGCGTAAAGCCATGCATGCTGTGCGCTTTGTTCCATCTCGGCTTGCCAACATCAGCTTTCACCGATGAATGGTTGGATAGGTTTCGCGAACTCACCTTTTCCGGCAACGACCTCGACCAGCGTTTCGATGACTGAAATCGCACCATGATGCCACTTTGATGTCATAACATTTCTATCATCAAGAGGCATTGGAGCATGGTTGG
The window above is part of the Stutzerimonas stutzeri RCH2 genome. Proteins encoded here:
- a CDS encoding four-helix bundle copper-binding protein, which gives rise to MNQDFQSCIEACSNCAVICDMCSSACLKEDDVKMMARCIQLDMDCAQICRMAAAFMARGSEYSAELCRVCAQICRACGEECKKHSADHCQRCAEACLACAEQCEKMAA
- a CDS encoding DUF1652 domain-containing protein, which gives rise to MVRFQSSKRWSRSLPEKVSSRNLSNHSSVKADVGKPRWNKAHSMHGFTPSQAGRRDVKLTQMVSCTRRKVGMAFTFGTARAIVESSFMPLSCRCSHESSSARIRIYDAATGEPHLVVAGISIHRLNTSHEIRKLVGELRYELEFCALQLNRIPRPLLKKGPVSLQGL